A DNA window from Candidatus Zixiibacteriota bacterium contains the following coding sequences:
- a CDS encoding acetyl-CoA hydrolase/transferase family protein: MIKVSCAADVVNPLLIQPGSVIYASGNAATPQSLIEHLGIETGIKDVDLYAVLLLGDRIRSAFTEEACGRITYRIIFNSYITREAVNRGWAFYHPLHLSEIPRYIKSAIHPSVAFISVSGPDRGGNYSLGTTVEGVLEAVNFCNHNGGIVIAERNEHMPFVLGTTIPESSIDYLLDVEYPLPSSPIPEPDAVATRIGEIIAGLYIIDGSSDGPGSTLQYGIGEVPEAVTEAILKKGVKDLSIHTELFADAMAKLIKKGVVTNRWKKHLNFSVAAIFLSETQAGYDWLSYNSAVQSRPSNYTNSVFKIAEQPNMVSINSAIGVDLHGNIWADSLEARRIYSGVGGQSDFIRGAQYSDGGVAIIALKSQTSNGISKIVDRCPAGITTTATPVDKVIIVTEYGALDPRTLSLGERAVGIAHLAKPSEREKLLKIIKDSPEFHKPNTMGDRRPPGFTPYEDAVKLLR; the protein is encoded by the coding sequence ATGATTAAGGTTTCCTGTGCCGCCGACGTCGTCAACCCCTTGCTCATTCAGCCCGGAAGCGTCATCTACGCCTCTGGAAACGCTGCTACCCCTCAGTCGCTGATCGAGCACTTGGGTATCGAAACCGGGATCAAAGATGTCGATCTTTATGCCGTCCTGCTCTTGGGCGATCGCATTCGCTCGGCGTTTACGGAGGAAGCCTGCGGTCGGATTACGTATCGCATCATCTTCAACAGCTACATCACCCGCGAGGCCGTGAATCGCGGCTGGGCGTTCTATCACCCGCTCCACCTGTCCGAGATTCCGCGCTACATCAAGAGCGCCATTCATCCCAGTGTCGCTTTCATCAGCGTCTCTGGTCCCGATCGCGGCGGGAACTACAGTCTCGGCACGACTGTGGAGGGAGTCCTGGAGGCCGTCAATTTCTGCAACCACAATGGTGGCATCGTCATCGCCGAACGCAATGAGCATATGCCGTTCGTGCTGGGCACGACAATCCCGGAATCGTCAATCGACTACTTGCTCGATGTCGAGTACCCGCTGCCGTCATCCCCGATCCCGGAGCCGGATGCCGTTGCAACGCGCATCGGCGAAATCATCGCCGGGCTGTATATCATTGACGGCAGCAGCGATGGGCCCGGATCAACCCTGCAATACGGCATCGGCGAAGTTCCGGAAGCGGTCACCGAGGCGATCCTCAAAAAGGGCGTCAAGGATCTATCAATCCATACCGAATTGTTCGCCGATGCGATGGCCAAGCTGATCAAAAAGGGCGTCGTTACGAATCGCTGGAAAAAGCACCTGAATTTCTCGGTCGCGGCGATCTTCCTGTCCGAGACGCAGGCCGGCTACGATTGGCTCAGCTACAACAGCGCTGTGCAGAGCCGTCCCTCCAACTACACCAACTCTGTTTTCAAGATTGCCGAACAGCCAAATATGGTTTCGATCAATTCCGCCATCGGTGTTGACCTGCACGGAAATATCTGGGCTGATTCCCTTGAGGCACGTAGAATTTACTCCGGCGTCGGTGGACAGAGCGACTTTATCCGCGGCGCGCAATACTCGGACGGAGGGGTGGCGATTATTGCGCTCAAATCGCAAACCAGCAACGGCATCTCCAAGATCGTCGACCGCTGCCCGGCAGGGATCACCACCACGGCGACGCCGGTTGACAAAGTCATCATCGTGACCGAATATGGCGCCCTCGACCCGCGTACTTTGAGTCTTGGCGAGCGAGCCGTCGGCATTGCCCATCTCGCAAAGCCGAGTGAGCGCGAGAAGCTGCTGAAGATCATCAAAGACAGCCCCGAGTTTCACAAACCGAATACGATGGGAGATCGGCGTCCGCCCGGCTTTACGCCCTACGAAGACGCCGTCAAGCTTTTGCGTTAG
- a CDS encoding translocase: MSDKMQTVDKNNRSALERFLNLFAEVRSGEAGNTLLLTLSIFLILTSYYIAKVAREQLILAGGGAELKAYLSALQAFTLIFCIGAYAKLVARFKRRQLLDFVTLFFVVGFAVFYLLGKADMPYVRVAYFVFIGVFNLTIIAQFWSFANDIHTPEEGKRLFAIIAFGGSLGAVVGAKIPDYLAGILGKYESLLLAAALLTLSLLLLKAVDSRRRAVVSRSLGHESQTTRESEIGQSGAFRVVFGSRYLLMIALLILLLNWVNSSGEYILDRIVTAHAQEVAAATGGTEPAMLKVEEVFIAKFKANFFFWVNTIALLVQLFLVSRVIKWFGIRTAIMILPLVALGGYLSVAIVPILASIRLTKIGENAGDYSINNTARQMLFLPTTREEKYKAKVAIDSFFVRIGDMLSAGVVYAGGTWLALKTQQFAIVNVVLVVLWLFLAVAIGKENRRLMAAADSANAKA, from the coding sequence TTGAGTGACAAGATGCAGACAGTTGACAAGAATAACCGGAGCGCTCTCGAGAGGTTTCTCAACCTCTTCGCCGAAGTGCGCTCGGGCGAAGCGGGGAATACGCTGCTGCTGACTCTGAGCATTTTCCTGATACTAACATCCTACTATATCGCCAAAGTGGCGCGCGAGCAGTTGATACTTGCCGGCGGCGGCGCGGAATTGAAAGCCTATTTGTCAGCGCTTCAAGCTTTTACTCTGATCTTCTGTATCGGTGCGTATGCGAAGCTCGTGGCTCGATTCAAGCGTCGCCAACTCCTAGACTTCGTGACGCTATTCTTCGTGGTTGGGTTCGCAGTGTTCTATCTGTTGGGAAAGGCCGACATGCCCTATGTCAGAGTTGCTTATTTTGTCTTCATCGGAGTGTTCAATCTGACGATCATTGCGCAGTTTTGGTCCTTCGCCAATGACATCCATACTCCAGAGGAGGGCAAGCGCCTCTTTGCGATAATTGCCTTCGGCGGATCATTAGGAGCCGTTGTTGGTGCCAAAATACCCGACTACCTGGCTGGGATTCTGGGCAAGTACGAGAGTCTGCTTCTAGCCGCAGCTCTGCTGACACTCAGTCTGTTGCTATTGAAGGCAGTCGACTCACGCAGGAGGGCAGTTGTCTCCCGTTCACTTGGACATGAATCTCAGACGACGCGCGAATCGGAAATCGGCCAATCGGGAGCATTTCGCGTTGTCTTCGGCAGCCGTTACCTCTTGATGATTGCTCTGTTGATCCTACTGCTGAACTGGGTCAATAGTTCCGGGGAGTACATCTTGGACAGAATTGTAACAGCCCATGCTCAAGAGGTCGCCGCTGCGACTGGAGGGACGGAACCTGCGATGCTCAAAGTCGAAGAGGTGTTCATTGCCAAATTCAAAGCAAATTTCTTCTTTTGGGTGAACACGATCGCGCTGCTGGTCCAGTTGTTCCTCGTTTCACGTGTGATAAAATGGTTCGGTATTCGCACGGCAATAATGATCTTGCCACTAGTCGCATTGGGCGGCTACCTCTCGGTAGCGATTGTGCCTATCCTAGCCTCGATTCGACTCACTAAGATTGGAGAAAACGCCGGCGACTACTCGATTAACAACACGGCCCGTCAGATGCTGTTTCTTCCGACAACCCGCGAGGAGAAATACAAGGCCAAGGTAGCTATCGACTCATTCTTCGTGCGCATCGGCGATATGCTCTCAGCCGGGGTTGTGTACGCCGGGGGCACCTGGCTTGCCCTTAAAACGCAACAATTCGCCATTGTGAACGTGGTGCTGGTAGTGCTGTGGCTGTTCCTGGCGGTGGCAATCGGGAAAGAGAATCGGCGTCTGATGGCGGCGGCCGATAGCGCTAACGCAAAAGCTTGA
- a CDS encoding glycosyltransferase family 2 protein: MTNSDAENSLSPLPAISILLAVRNEGEHIDECLAAVVGLDYPRDLTEIILVDGGSEDGTREKIAEWQKRDSRIQLLDNPRASTAAGMNIAVAAARFDLCLWISGHVKLESDHLKKCVATMQATGAAAVGGVVRTVGTTSIGRINAAVLSNRFGVGNAPHRVGAKSGWVPTVTMALYRKQAILDVGGFAEQLPRNQDNDLHDRMNRQGFRSYLDVDIRPTYLCRNTLGGLLRQAARNGFWNVMMTRLGYGGLSPRHFAPMAFVGVQLAALLCGIFYPPALWVFVGVAAAHLLAALAVALGIAVQQGFPWQWAAMPIWFILLHWTYGLSSWRGLLSPRADK, translated from the coding sequence ATGACGAACTCCGACGCTGAGAACTCCCTGTCGCCATTGCCCGCCATCTCCATTTTGCTGGCCGTCAGGAACGAAGGTGAACACATTGACGAATGTTTGGCCGCGGTGGTCGGGCTGGACTATCCGCGCGATCTGACGGAGATTATTCTCGTCGACGGTGGGTCGGAGGACGGGACCAGGGAGAAGATTGCGGAATGGCAGAAGCGTGATAGTCGCATTCAACTGCTCGACAACCCGCGTGCCTCAACCGCGGCGGGAATGAACATTGCCGTTGCCGCCGCGCGCTTTGATCTCTGTCTCTGGATTTCCGGCCACGTTAAGCTTGAATCGGATCATCTGAAGAAGTGTGTCGCGACTATGCAAGCGACCGGTGCAGCGGCGGTCGGAGGCGTAGTCAGGACTGTCGGAACGACATCGATCGGCAGAATCAATGCCGCGGTGCTGTCGAACCGCTTTGGCGTCGGCAACGCCCCGCATCGGGTTGGCGCCAAGTCAGGCTGGGTGCCGACGGTGACGATGGCACTCTATCGCAAGCAAGCGATTCTGGACGTCGGTGGATTTGCTGAGCAGCTACCACGAAATCAGGACAACGACTTGCACGATCGAATGAACCGGCAGGGCTTTCGCTCTTACCTCGATGTTGATATTCGGCCGACTTATCTATGCCGCAACACCTTGGGCGGATTGCTGCGACAGGCGGCACGCAATGGATTCTGGAATGTCATGATGACGCGCCTCGGTTATGGCGGATTGTCACCTCGGCACTTCGCGCCGATGGCATTTGTTGGAGTTCAACTGGCGGCACTGCTGTGCGGCATCTTCTATCCACCCGCGCTGTGGGTGTTCGTCGGTGTCGCGGCAGCTCACTTGCTGGCGGCACTAGCAGTCGCGCTTGGGATTGCCGTTCAGCAGGGATTCCCCTGGCAGTGGGCGGCGATGCCGATCTGGTTTATTCTGCTGCACTGGACGTACGGTCTGTCCTCCTGGCGCGGCCTGCTGTCTCCCCGCGCCGATAAATAA
- a CDS encoding aldehyde dehydrogenase family protein, translating into MLATSYPYYLGGRPLAANTNLAVIDKFSGEPVTRVALADGPVIDEAIALAVAAEEPMRKLPAFQRQAILNHCVRRFEERAEELALALCLEAGKPIRDARGEVTRLIDTFRIAAEESVRILGEVLPLDIAPRARGYLGMWKRVPVGACALISPFNFPLNLVAHKIAPAIAAGCPFVLKPASYTPVGALLIGEILSETDLPAGAFSILPARRESADLLVTDERLKLLSFTGSPAAGWDMKARCGHKKVVLELGGNAACVVDADADLDDAAQRIVFGAFYQSGQSCISVQRIIVHETVYATFKTKLAAATKTLKMGDPRDESTFIGPLISEDDARRLENWIQSAVAAGGRLLCGGRRDGVMLEPTLLEDVPPGQTICTHEAFGPVAILSTFRDFGEALSEVNNSKYGLQAGIFTRDIQKAHQAWDTLQVGGVVIGDVPSWRVDHMPYGGVKESGFGREGIRWAIEDMTEIRLMVLRQK; encoded by the coding sequence ATGCTCGCAACTTCATATCCGTATTATCTCGGCGGTCGCCCGCTTGCGGCCAATACCAACCTGGCCGTTATTGACAAGTTCTCCGGCGAGCCGGTCACTCGGGTCGCGCTGGCCGATGGCCCCGTTATTGACGAGGCGATTGCACTTGCCGTTGCCGCCGAGGAGCCGATGCGCAAATTGCCGGCGTTCCAGCGCCAGGCCATTCTTAATCACTGCGTCCGTCGGTTTGAAGAGCGCGCGGAAGAACTGGCGCTGGCACTTTGTCTTGAAGCCGGCAAGCCGATCCGCGACGCGCGTGGGGAAGTCACGCGCCTGATCGATACCTTCCGGATCGCTGCCGAAGAGTCGGTGCGCATTCTCGGCGAAGTCCTGCCGCTCGACATTGCTCCCCGGGCGCGTGGTTATCTCGGCATGTGGAAGCGGGTGCCGGTCGGCGCCTGTGCGTTGATCTCGCCCTTCAATTTTCCGCTGAACCTCGTCGCCCACAAGATCGCGCCGGCTATCGCTGCCGGTTGCCCGTTTGTACTCAAACCGGCCAGCTATACGCCGGTCGGCGCGCTGCTGATCGGCGAGATTCTGTCTGAAACCGACCTGCCTGCGGGAGCGTTTTCGATCCTTCCCGCCCGGCGCGAATCGGCTGATCTGCTCGTAACCGACGAGCGCCTCAAACTCCTCTCGTTTACCGGATCGCCGGCCGCCGGCTGGGACATGAAAGCCCGCTGTGGCCACAAGAAAGTCGTCCTCGAACTGGGCGGCAACGCCGCCTGTGTAGTCGACGCCGACGCTGATCTCGACGATGCCGCGCAGCGCATCGTCTTCGGCGCGTTCTATCAATCGGGACAAAGCTGTATCAGTGTACAGCGAATTATAGTCCACGAGACAGTCTATGCGACGTTTAAGACAAAACTGGCAGCCGCCACCAAGACCCTGAAGATGGGTGATCCTCGGGATGAGAGCACCTTCATCGGGCCGCTGATCTCCGAAGACGATGCCCGCCGTCTCGAAAATTGGATTCAGTCCGCTGTGGCTGCGGGAGGTAGGCTTCTCTGCGGCGGCCGGCGCGACGGCGTGATGCTCGAACCGACCCTGCTGGAGGATGTGCCGCCCGGTCAAACGATCTGCACCCATGAAGCCTTCGGCCCGGTGGCCATCTTATCAACGTTCCGCGATTTTGGTGAGGCTCTGAGCGAAGTCAATAACAGCAAGTATGGCCTGCAGGCGGGAATCTTCACGCGTGATATCCAGAAAGCGCACCAAGCCTGGGACACTCTCCAGGTTGGCGGCGTCGTCATCGGCGATGTGCCCTCCTGGCGAGTCGACCACATGCCGTATGGCGGAGTCAAGGAGAGCGGCTTCGGCCGCGAGGGTATCCGCTGGGCGATCGAGGACATGACCGAAATCCGGCTGATGGTCCTGCGCCAGAAGTGA